One segment of Tenrec ecaudatus isolate mTenEca1 chromosome 1, mTenEca1.hap1, whole genome shotgun sequence DNA contains the following:
- the LOC142431997 gene encoding olfactory receptor 7A5-like — MEPRNHTHFQHFILLGLSEEAELQPLLFGLFLSMYLVTFTGNLLIILAIATDSHLHTPMYFFLSNLSFADICSTSTTVPKMLLNIHMQTKVITYEDCITQIYFFLLFTGLDHFLLTVMAYDRFVAICRPLHYTVIMNPRFCGLLLLACWLLSVLQALLHGLMVLRLSFCAELEISHFFCELNQLVQLACSDTFLNTLVIYFASGVLGVIPLTAILFSYTKIVSSILKISSAVGKYKAFSTCGSHLSMVSLFYGTTFGVYLSSAANQNSRSSAITSVMYTVVTPMLNPFIYTLRNKDIKQALGKFCG; from the coding sequence ATGGAACCAAGAAACCACACGCATTTTCAACATTTCATCCTTTTGGGGCTCTCAGAAGAGgcagagctgcagcccctcctctttggactgttcctctccatgtacctggtcaccttcactgggaacctgctcatcatcctggccatcgccacagactcccacctccatacacccatgtacttcttcctctccaacctctcctttgctgacatttgttccacctccaccactgtcccAAAGATGCTGTTGAACATCCACATGCAGACCAAAGTAATTACATATGAAGACTGCATCACCCAGATATATTTTTTCCTGCTTTTTACAGGATTGGATCACTTCTTATTGAcagtgatggcctatgaccggTTTGTGGCCATCTGTCGCCCACTGCACTACACGGTCATCATGAACCCAAGATTCTGTGGTCTCCTGCTTCTGGCCTGCTGGTTATTGAGTGTACTGCAGGCTTTATTACATGGGTTAATGGTTTTGCGTTTGTCGTTTTGTGCAGAGTTGGAAATctcccattttttctgtgaacttaacCAGTTAGTACAACTTGCTTGCTCTGACACATTCCTCAATACCTTAGTAATATATTTTGCTTCTGGGGTTCTGGGAGTTATTCCACTCACTGCGATCCTTTTCTCTTACACAAAGATTGTGTcctccattttgaaaatttcatcagctgtgggcaaatataaagccttttccacttgTGGATCTCACCTCTCCATGGTTTCCTTGTTTTATGGTACCActtttggggtttatctcagttctGCTGCTAATCAAAATTCCAGGTCCAGTGCAATCACCTCAGTGATGTACACTGTAGTCACACCCATGCTGAATCCCTTTATCTACACTCTTAGAAACAAGGACATAAAACAGGCCCTAGGGAAATTTTGTGGTTGA